Proteins encoded together in one Planctomyces sp. SH-PL14 window:
- a CDS encoding tetratricopeptide repeat protein: MKRSLWRSGLAGVLAMMMATGPAFGRGFGGGGFGGGGGGFRGGGGGFGGGGFGGGGMGGGGFRGGMPSGGFGGGGFGGGGGGNFGGGGYRGGGGNFGGGNFGGGNFGGGGLSGSGFRPAPQVRPGMPSGIGLPGGGGGGIGGGGFNRPGGEFGGGGGMNRPNVVHPPGGGGIGLGGDGGRFGIGDRPQIQPGGGINRGDLSPGNRPGLGGGGEGLRPGAGGGGTANLPGLGGGGVRPGQGGAGERLPGIGGGGVRPGQGGAGERLPGIGGGGTRPGQGGAGERWNAQNPGSISDRHQDLANRFDNMDQHWGDSGWHHQNWEGPNGGDVNHIGFWGPNGYWGHTGVSGPNGGHWGHSTGIGPNGAYGRTTGIGPNGAVWGHGGAIGPNGAFGYAGYAGPAGHWSRNWGGWYNGYAPAWGNGRWNYLWDQYPVAMGFGCTMWGLNSVAWAFGVGTYWNPYCDGPVYVNNQPVVTYTEPVVGDPSYDQQAADNAAADAAAGPGQQGEDPLTEAFNLARVSFYNGDYQDALKRTNDALVKAPRDAAINEFRSLCLFALGQYRDSAATIHSVLAAGPGWDWTTMISLYQNQDTYTAQLRALEDAAKASPDAADLRFLLAYHYITCDHKDAAVVMLKEVVRLQPKDELAAELVKMYSPAPDQPAATAEAKAPDLEKPAFPMEKLEGDWTAKDDSGGAFKLHLGDKDVFTWTFTRDGQPQAVSGAYIVRGTNLVMQPDSGGTMISTIALKNDSTLSFTPVGNAKALTFTK; the protein is encoded by the coding sequence ATGAAGCGATCCCTCTGGCGTTCGGGGCTGGCCGGCGTGCTGGCGATGATGATGGCAACGGGACCGGCCTTCGGTCGCGGCTTCGGCGGCGGCGGATTTGGCGGCGGTGGGGGTGGCTTCCGCGGAGGCGGAGGGGGCTTTGGCGGCGGTGGATTCGGCGGGGGCGGGATGGGAGGCGGCGGCTTCCGCGGCGGGATGCCGTCCGGCGGCTTTGGTGGCGGCGGCTTCGGCGGGGGCGGGGGTGGGAACTTTGGCGGAGGGGGCTACCGCGGCGGCGGAGGGAACTTTGGTGGTGGTAACTTTGGCGGCGGGAACTTCGGCGGGGGAGGTCTGTCGGGGAGCGGGTTCCGTCCCGCGCCGCAGGTCCGTCCGGGGATGCCGTCGGGGATAGGGCTTCCGGGTGGTGGAGGCGGCGGCATTGGAGGCGGGGGATTCAATCGGCCCGGGGGTGAGTTCGGCGGCGGTGGTGGGATGAACCGGCCGAACGTCGTGCATCCTCCGGGAGGGGGCGGCATCGGTCTCGGCGGCGACGGCGGACGGTTCGGCATTGGCGATCGCCCGCAGATCCAGCCGGGAGGCGGAATCAATCGCGGGGACCTGAGCCCGGGGAACCGTCCCGGCCTCGGCGGTGGGGGCGAAGGACTCCGTCCGGGAGCGGGCGGAGGGGGGACTGCCAACCTGCCCGGACTCGGCGGCGGTGGCGTCCGGCCCGGCCAGGGAGGAGCGGGCGAGCGGCTGCCTGGAATTGGCGGCGGCGGTGTCCGGCCTGGTCAGGGGGGTGCGGGCGAGCGGCTGCCGGGGATCGGAGGGGGCGGGACCCGTCCCGGTCAGGGTGGGGCCGGGGAGCGGTGGAACGCCCAGAATCCAGGCTCGATCTCCGACCGGCACCAGGATCTGGCCAACCGCTTTGACAACATGGACCAGCACTGGGGGGACAGCGGCTGGCATCATCAGAACTGGGAAGGCCCCAACGGCGGCGATGTCAATCACATCGGCTTCTGGGGACCGAACGGCTACTGGGGACACACCGGCGTCTCGGGCCCCAACGGCGGGCACTGGGGGCACTCGACCGGGATCGGTCCCAACGGAGCTTACGGCCGGACGACCGGCATCGGACCGAACGGCGCGGTGTGGGGACATGGCGGCGCGATCGGACCGAACGGCGCCTTCGGGTACGCAGGCTACGCCGGACCGGCCGGCCATTGGTCCCGCAACTGGGGGGGCTGGTACAACGGCTACGCTCCCGCGTGGGGGAACGGCCGCTGGAACTACCTGTGGGATCAGTACCCGGTCGCCATGGGCTTCGGCTGCACGATGTGGGGACTCAATTCCGTTGCCTGGGCCTTTGGGGTCGGAACTTACTGGAACCCGTATTGCGATGGGCCGGTGTACGTCAACAACCAGCCGGTTGTGACCTACACGGAGCCGGTCGTCGGCGATCCGTCGTACGATCAGCAGGCCGCTGACAACGCCGCCGCCGACGCCGCGGCGGGTCCCGGACAGCAGGGGGAAGATCCGCTGACCGAGGCATTCAACCTGGCCCGGGTCTCGTTCTACAACGGGGACTATCAGGACGCCCTCAAGAGGACGAACGACGCCCTGGTCAAGGCGCCGCGGGATGCGGCGATCAACGAGTTCCGCAGCCTGTGCCTGTTCGCGCTCGGCCAGTACCGCGACTCAGCGGCGACGATTCATTCCGTCCTGGCCGCCGGGCCGGGGTGGGACTGGACGACGATGATCAGCCTGTACCAGAACCAGGACACGTACACGGCCCAGCTCCGGGCTCTGGAGGATGCGGCGAAGGCCAGTCCTGATGCGGCGGATCTGCGGTTCCTGCTGGCGTATCACTACATCACGTGCGACCACAAGGACGCCGCGGTGGTGATGCTGAAGGAAGTGGTCCGGCTGCAGCCGAAGGATGAGCTGGCGGCGGAGCTGGTGAAGATGTACAGCCCGGCTCCGGATCAGCCGGCCGCCACGGCGGAGGCGAAGGCTCCGGATCTGGAGAAGCCCGCTTTCCCGATGGAGAAGCTGGAAGGGGACTGGACGGCGAAGGATGATTCCGGGGGTGCGTTCAAGCTTCACCTGGGTGACAAGGACGTGTTCACGTGGACGTTCACGCGGGATGGTCAGCCGCAGGCGGTTTCGGGGGCCTATATTGTGCGGGGGACGAACCTGGTGATGCAGCCGGACAGTGGCGGCACGATGATCAGCACGATTGCGTTGAAGAACGACAGCACGTTGAGCTTCACGCCGGTGGGCAATGCGAAGGCGCTGACGTTCACGAAGTAA
- a CDS encoding carbohydrate porin yields the protein MQRARFAPPFDHPLVSTPALRRAGFVILALAIGAGLAARAQADDDLSCVFTEGDESFAHELCPMSDLFSPKRTNLLGEMGGLRPALAEHGMKFDATSTLIYQGVASGGRNQEFVFGGRNDYYLTADASKLGLWEGLIVDLHGETLYGDDVNGSTGAISPVNTAALFPKPGEHVTSITGLKFTQIVNENLMVFAGKLNIVDGYMHPFAAGKGQTQFMNTSFTLPPIFGRTVPYSSLGAGFAILDGKEPIFSMIVIDPVNHPTTSGVDDAFSNGASLFGNLNIPVKLRDLPGHQQMYFSWSSRTVNALDDAAYVITPDGPAVLFPQKSSSWSLMYAFDQYLFVDPENPQRGWGVFGQFALSDGNPNPIRYTATVGVGGSSPLKSRPADTFGIGYYFMETSSDLQRTLAPFVPLTNEQGVELYYNIAVTPWFHITPDLQVVNPTRQAVDTALVLGLRTQITY from the coding sequence ATGCAGCGCGCTCGCTTCGCTCCGCCGTTCGATCATCCGCTCGTCTCGACCCCGGCCCTCCGTCGCGCCGGCTTCGTGATCCTCGCGCTCGCCATCGGCGCCGGCCTGGCCGCGCGGGCGCAGGCGGACGACGACCTCTCGTGCGTCTTCACCGAAGGGGACGAGAGCTTCGCGCATGAGCTGTGTCCGATGTCGGACCTCTTCAGTCCGAAGCGGACGAATCTCCTCGGCGAGATGGGGGGCCTCCGCCCCGCCCTGGCCGAGCACGGCATGAAGTTCGACGCCACCTCGACCCTGATCTACCAGGGGGTCGCGAGCGGCGGTCGGAACCAGGAGTTCGTCTTTGGCGGCCGGAACGACTACTACCTCACGGCGGACGCCAGCAAGCTGGGGCTGTGGGAAGGCCTGATCGTCGATCTGCATGGCGAGACTCTCTACGGGGATGATGTCAACGGCTCAACGGGAGCGATCAGCCCGGTCAATACCGCGGCCCTGTTTCCCAAGCCGGGCGAGCATGTGACCTCGATCACGGGGCTCAAATTCACGCAGATCGTGAACGAGAACCTGATGGTCTTCGCCGGCAAGCTGAACATCGTGGACGGCTACATGCACCCCTTCGCCGCGGGCAAGGGGCAGACGCAGTTCATGAACACGTCGTTCACGCTGCCGCCGATCTTCGGCCGGACCGTCCCCTACTCGTCGCTTGGCGCGGGCTTCGCGATCCTCGACGGGAAGGAGCCGATCTTCAGCATGATCGTGATCGATCCGGTCAATCACCCGACGACGAGCGGGGTCGATGACGCCTTCTCGAACGGCGCCTCGCTGTTCGGGAACCTGAACATCCCGGTGAAGCTCCGGGATCTCCCGGGGCATCAGCAGATGTACTTCAGCTGGTCGAGCCGGACCGTGAACGCCCTCGACGACGCGGCGTACGTCATTACGCCGGACGGGCCGGCGGTTCTGTTCCCGCAGAAGAGCAGTTCGTGGTCGCTGATGTATGCGTTCGACCAGTACCTGTTCGTCGATCCGGAGAATCCGCAGCGGGGCTGGGGTGTCTTCGGCCAGTTCGCCCTGTCGGACGGCAATCCGAATCCGATCCGTTATACGGCGACGGTGGGTGTGGGGGGGTCGAGCCCGCTCAAGTCCCGGCCGGCCGATACGTTTGGGATCGGGTACTACTTCATGGAGACGAGCAGCGACCTGCAGCGGACCCTGGCTCCCTTCGTGCCCCTGACGAACGAGCAGGGGGTGGAGCTGTATTACAACATTGCTGTGACGCCGTGGTTCCACATCACACCTGATCTGCAGGTGGTCAATCCGACGCGTCAGGCGGTGGATACTGCGCTGGTGCTCGGCTTGCGGACGCAGATTACATACTGA
- a CDS encoding HAD family hydrolase has translation MRQASCAGGPAVAHRRRLPQGADLRSIGGGVLALLLLVLGAAWETPLAAQEPKVDDPLSSWNDTATKAAIVSFVDRATRQGSPDFVPPAERIAVFDNDGTLWCEQPIYVQAVFIEARVRALADRHPEWKEQEPFASVLRGDPKGVAAAGQKGALELLAATHTGMTTEEFSKLVVDWLATARHPKTGRRYTEMVYRPMLELLAYLRARGFKTYVVSGGGIEFMRPWTLATYGIPPEQVIGSYGKLKYEVRDGTPVLVKLPEIGLIDDHAGKPVGIETFIGRRPVAAFGNSDGDREMLEWVTAGRGLRFGLIVHHDDAEREWAYDRESHVGRLDKALDEANVKHWTVVSMKADWRTIYPPAVERTP, from the coding sequence ATGCGTCAGGCAAGTTGTGCGGGGGGCCCCGCGGTGGCACATCGGCGAAGACTGCCGCAGGGGGCCGACCTTCGTTCGATCGGCGGAGGCGTTCTCGCCCTGCTTCTGCTCGTCCTGGGGGCCGCGTGGGAGACGCCGCTTGCGGCCCAGGAGCCCAAGGTGGACGACCCGTTGTCGTCGTGGAACGACACCGCGACGAAAGCGGCGATCGTGTCGTTCGTGGACCGCGCGACGCGGCAGGGGAGCCCGGACTTCGTCCCGCCCGCCGAGCGGATTGCCGTCTTCGACAACGACGGGACCCTGTGGTGCGAGCAGCCAATCTACGTGCAGGCGGTCTTCATCGAGGCCCGCGTCCGGGCTCTCGCTGACCGGCACCCTGAATGGAAAGAGCAGGAGCCGTTCGCGTCGGTCCTCCGGGGAGACCCGAAGGGAGTCGCCGCCGCCGGCCAGAAGGGAGCGCTTGAGCTCCTGGCCGCGACCCATACCGGGATGACGACCGAGGAGTTTTCGAAGCTGGTCGTCGACTGGCTGGCAACCGCCCGGCATCCGAAGACCGGCCGCCGCTACACCGAGATGGTCTACCGGCCGATGCTGGAGCTCCTGGCCTATCTGCGGGCGCGGGGCTTCAAGACCTACGTCGTCTCCGGCGGCGGGATCGAGTTCATGCGCCCCTGGACACTCGCCACCTACGGCATCCCGCCGGAGCAGGTGATCGGTTCCTACGGCAAGCTCAAGTACGAAGTCCGGGACGGGACGCCGGTCCTGGTCAAACTGCCGGAGATCGGCCTGATCGACGACCACGCCGGCAAGCCGGTCGGGATCGAGACCTTCATCGGCCGCCGTCCGGTCGCCGCCTTCGGCAACTCCGACGGCGACCGCGAGATGCTGGAATGGGTCACGGCGGGCCGCGGCCTCCGCTTCGGCCTGATCGTCCATCACGACGACGCCGAGCGGGAATGGGCCTACGACCGCGAGTCGCACGTCGGCCGGCTCGATAAGGCCCTCGACGAGGCGAACGTGAAGCACTGGACCGTCGTGAGCATGAAAGCCGACTGGCGAACGATCTATCCCCCTGCGGTCGAGCGGACTCCCTGA
- a CDS encoding DUF1254 domain-containing protein gives MRLALPMPAFLVAAWLSAVSLPPAASADDPAPVRVTVDNFARAESDMYFARFVGEGSLGKFHHTRELAPIEMQTVIRLNRDTLYSMGVFDLDAGPVTITLPDAGKRFIAMQVINEDHYTPEVVYRPGPHTLTRDGVGTRYVTAAMRIFVNPSDPEDLKAVHALQDAIRAEQKSAGTFQIPRWDMESQKKIREALLALTAANGGLDSKRMFGRKDQVDPVQHLLGTAAGWGGNPLADALYVGVVPKANDGKTVYRLTVKDVPVDGFWSISVYDKEGFYDKNPENAYTLNNVTARPNADGSVTVQFGGCGGTPNCLPIMPGWNYLVRLYRPRKEILDGSWTFPEAEPVK, from the coding sequence ATGCGTCTTGCCCTTCCAATGCCCGCGTTCCTCGTTGCCGCATGGCTGAGCGCCGTGTCCCTCCCGCCCGCCGCTTCGGCGGACGATCCCGCCCCCGTGCGGGTCACGGTCGACAACTTCGCCCGCGCCGAGAGCGACATGTACTTCGCCCGCTTCGTGGGGGAGGGGTCGCTCGGCAAGTTCCATCACACCCGCGAGCTGGCGCCGATCGAGATGCAGACGGTGATCCGGCTCAATCGCGACACCCTCTACTCGATGGGGGTCTTCGATCTCGACGCGGGGCCCGTGACGATCACGCTCCCCGACGCGGGAAAGCGGTTCATCGCCATGCAGGTTATCAATGAGGACCACTACACCCCGGAAGTGGTCTACCGGCCCGGCCCCCACACCCTGACGCGGGACGGAGTCGGGACGCGGTACGTGACCGCCGCGATGCGGATCTTCGTGAACCCCTCCGATCCCGAGGACCTCAAGGCGGTCCACGCTCTGCAGGACGCGATCCGGGCCGAGCAGAAGTCAGCCGGGACCTTCCAGATCCCCCGCTGGGACATGGAGTCGCAGAAGAAGATCCGCGAGGCGCTCCTGGCGCTCACCGCCGCCAACGGCGGCCTCGACTCCAAGCGGATGTTCGGCCGCAAGGACCAGGTCGATCCGGTGCAGCATCTCCTGGGAACCGCCGCCGGCTGGGGAGGCAACCCGCTGGCCGACGCGCTGTACGTCGGGGTGGTACCGAAAGCGAACGACGGCAAGACGGTCTACCGCCTGACCGTGAAGGACGTCCCCGTCGACGGGTTCTGGTCGATCAGCGTCTACGACAAGGAGGGCTTCTACGACAAGAACCCCGAGAACGCCTACACGCTCAACAACGTCACCGCCAGGCCGAACGCGGACGGCTCGGTGACCGTGCAGTTCGGCGGTTGCGGCGGCACCCCCAACTGCCTTCCGATCATGCCGGGCTGGAACTACCTCGTGCGGCTCTACCGCCCGCGGAAGGAGATCCTGGACGGTTCGTGGACGTTCCCCGAAGCCGAGCCCGTGAAGTGA
- a CDS encoding SMI1/KNR4 family protein, with translation MLRGFIIAGLVTLGILFALCAGVVAWVKLSGFDGADIAKMMIPTPNREELYPDAPPMPAKVAATAEELLGEYEAFLTAEAPAALAALQPGLDDAAIERLETEHAFQLPDDLRALYRWRNGAKEGAGPHAFADGRFLPLEAAIEQRRVFKAQMEEVVKENPKLTDTFEGWLSHRYPWIAVIADEAGDGMFFDPTRKADEGAVFHCFAEDGYVFYPSWTNYLAQQVELAKGKLLQNGQLGVEFTEKGYAEADAVQRRFGAPAQ, from the coding sequence ATGCTGCGCGGGTTCATCATTGCCGGCCTCGTGACGTTGGGGATCCTGTTCGCTCTGTGCGCGGGGGTTGTCGCCTGGGTGAAGCTCAGCGGGTTCGACGGGGCGGACATCGCCAAGATGATGATCCCGACGCCGAACCGGGAGGAGCTCTATCCCGACGCTCCGCCGATGCCCGCGAAGGTCGCCGCGACCGCGGAAGAGCTGCTGGGCGAGTACGAGGCCTTCCTGACCGCCGAAGCCCCGGCCGCCCTCGCCGCGCTCCAGCCGGGCCTCGACGACGCGGCGATCGAGCGGCTGGAGACCGAGCACGCCTTCCAGCTGCCCGACGACCTGCGGGCCCTCTACCGGTGGCGGAACGGGGCGAAGGAGGGGGCCGGGCCGCACGCCTTTGCCGACGGGCGTTTCCTTCCGCTCGAGGCGGCGATCGAGCAGCGAAGAGTCTTCAAGGCACAGATGGAGGAGGTGGTGAAGGAGAATCCGAAGCTGACGGATACGTTCGAGGGCTGGTTGTCGCACCGCTATCCGTGGATCGCCGTCATCGCCGACGAGGCAGGGGACGGGATGTTCTTCGACCCGACGCGAAAGGCCGACGAGGGGGCGGTCTTCCACTGCTTTGCCGAGGACGGCTACGTCTTCTATCCGTCGTGGACCAACTACCTCGCTCAGCAGGTGGAGCTGGCCAAGGGGAAACTCCTTCAGAACGGTCAGCTCGGAGTCGAGTTCACCGAGAAGGGATACGCGGAGGCGGATGCGGTGCAGCGCCGCTTTGGAGCTCCGGCGCAGTGA